The bacterium region GCGTGATACGGAGGGACTCGTTGCGTCCCGCAGTCAGTTCATACCCCAACGCGCGCAGTTCATCGAGTCCGCGGTGAACGCGCGCGCGCGAGATCCCGAGCGCCGCGGCCAATTCGGTCGGTGTCCAGCCGCTTGCGGTCTTCCGCGTGCGCAGAAGCAGAACGATCTCGTTGACGAGCGGATCCATGAATTGGCCGTTCAGCGCGCGGCGCGTCGAACGCCGCGTTGCGGCGTGCCATCCCATTCCAGCGAGAAGTTGATCGAACGCGCCGAATGCGTGATGTGGCCGGAGGAGACAAAATCGACGCCGGTGCGGGCAATGGCGGCGATGTTGCGCGCGGTGACTCCGCCGGAGGCCTCAATCGTGATGGCCTGGCCATGCCGGCGCTGCCATTGCCGGATGGCGCGTGTCGCCTGTCTCAGTTGCGCGACGGTGAAGTTGTCCAAAAGTAGCCAATCGACGCCCAGGCGCAGGGCGAGTTCGATCTGCGCCGGCGACTGGATCTCGCAGATCAGCCGGCGCCGGCCCCGATGGCGTTGCGCGGCGGTGATGGCGGCCGCGAGTCCGCCGGCGGCGAGGATGTGATTGTCCTTCAACATCAACGCATCATGGAGTCCGAGGCGGTGATTGACCGCGCCGCCCAGGAGCGTGGCGCGTTTTTCCAGCAGCCGCAGCCCGGGAGTGGTCTTACGCGTGTCGAGCAGGCGCGCCCCTTGTTTCGGCAGGCGCGCGGCCATCGCCGCGCTCTCGGTGGCGATGCCGGAGAGATGCGCAACGAAATTGAGGGCGCAGCGTTCGGCGGACAGCAGCGCGGCGGCATTGCCGCGCACAATCGCGACGGCGGTCCGCGAACGGAAGCGATGCCCCTCGCGTATCTTCCAGGTAATCCGGCAGCGCCGATCCAATCGGCGAAAGCAGGCGGCGAAGGCATCGGCCCCGGCCAGGACGCCATCGTCCTTGGCCAAGAGGATGGCGCGCCCCGGTTTCCCCTTCAAGCCGAGCGCCTGCGTGGTGCGGTCGCCGGTCCCCAGATCTTCACGCAGAGCGATGTCGACCGCACGCCGCAGCGCGCGACGGTAGGCGGCGGTCGGAATGAGAAACGGGACGTTTGCGGCTCTCATGGGTTGACTCCGAGCGGCAGGGGGCGTCCCAGTCCCCAATTCGGGTAGGCGTCGAGCGCAAGCGGGTCGTCGCAGGGTTGCTGATACAGTCCGACGGCGGCGATCATGGCCGCGTTGTCGGCGCACCATTCGGGAGGCGGGGTTACCGCCCGCCGTCCGGTGCGTTCGGCCCAGGCGCTGACCTTGGCGCGCAGGCGGCGGTTGCGCGCTACGCCGCCGGCGACGCTGATGGCCTTGATGCGCAAATCCTCCGCGGCGCGGAAGAGATTGTCGCAGAGGGCATCGACCACCGCGCTCTCGAAGGAGGCGACCCAGTCGGAGAGATTGATTTCGGGTTTGCGCCCGGCGCGGCGGTCGTTCCAGTCCTGCGCCGCGGCGGTCTTCACGCCGGAAAAGGAGAAGTCATACCCCTGGCCGTCGAAACGGGCGCGCGGGAAGGGAATGGTGTCGGGGTTGCCGTGCGCGCCGATGCGGTCCAGGTGCGGGCCGGCCGGATAATCGAGGCCGATCAGCTTGCCGACCTTGTCGAGCGCTTCGCCGGCGGCGTCATCGCGTGTGCGGCCGATCTCGCGGAAATGCCCCGGTTCATCGACGACCACCAGCGATGAATGCCCGCCGGAAGCGATCAGGACGAGATACGGATATGCCATCTCCGGGGCGGCCATCGCCGGTGTGTGGGCGTGGCCTTCCAGATGGTTGATGGCATAAAGCGGGAGGTTGCGTGCGCGCGCCGCCGCGCGGGCATAGGCGACACCAACCAGCAGACATCCGACCAGGCCCGGTCCGGCCGTGACCGCGATGCCGGCCAGATCATTCCAGGTCAGATTCGCTTTGGCCAGCGCCTGCTCGACCACGGAGGGAAGGCGTCCGGCATGCTCGCGCGAGGCCAATTCCGGCACGACGCCGCCATAGGCGGTGTGCACCGTTTGCGAGAAGATAATGTTGGCGAGGATATGTCCGTCGGGGGCGGCGACCGCCGCGGCGGTCTCGTCGCAGGAGGTTTCAATCCCCAGAATCGGCCCGTTGGTTCCCACGGCGGTCCACGGTAACAGAATCGGGGCTCACCTTCAAGACCCTCAGGGGGTCGGGCACGGAGGCCACAGCGCGCAAGATCAGCCGGTCCTCCTCCTCGCGCAGGCGGTCGCAGACCACCGCGATGGCGCTGGGGGCCAATTGCACCACCGCCGACTGCGGCCCGGCGACCTCGACGCGGACATGCGTCGGTTCGGGGACAGCCGCCTCGGGGTGATCGAATCCATCCAGACGCACCGGCACGGCCTCGAAAGCGCGGGTCAGGTACGGTTCGATCTTCTGGTAGTAGCGCACTTCGCTGACGGCGCTGGTGATGCCATGGCCGGGGGGCGGCAGGACCGCCAGGAGACGCTCGATCGGATCGCGGGCGTTGTTGATCACCTGCGGCTGGGTCCACACTTCGGCGATCTCCGCCAGCGCGCTCCGCGGGCCGGTCAGCGCTGTCGAGTCGGGCGTCAACTGCGGCGGACGGGCGCAGACAAAGCCCTCGTCGGTTTTGACCTCGACCGCGCTGCGGATGGGAACCGTCTTGGTCGCGAGACTGTCGAGCGTCACGGTGATGGTGTCGTGGTCAAGCAGTTCCAGCACCTCGAGGTCCTTGATGCCATAGAGGGGGACATTCTCGCGCTGCAGAGGGATCGGCTGTGTGCCGACGTGACCGCGGCTGAGGTCCAATGGCCAGCGGCACTCGCCCCATTTGAGGCGCAGCAGCGCCTTGCCCGTGCCGCGCAACAGCACCGACACGCTGCCGACCGGGGCCTCGGACATGGTCAGGTGCGCGGGAATGTTGACGTAGGAGAGGTTATACCGGATCGCCAAATCGTAGCGCTGATTGGTCGCTACATGGAACCAGAGGACCATCGCGAAGGCGATGGCCAGGATCTTCAGCGGGATGTTGCGAAGCAGGCGCATCGGCACGGGCCCATCGATCAGTTCAGACGGAACTTCTCCCCCAAATATATCTTACGCGCCTCGGGGTCATTTGCGAGATACTCCGAGGTGCCTTCCTTCAAAATTTCGCCGTCGCACATGATGTAGGCCCGGTCGGTGATCGCCAGCGTCTCGCGGACGTTGTGGTCGGTGATCAGCACCCCCAGCCCCTTGGCCTTGAGGCCGGCGACAATCCCCTGGATGTCCTCGACGGCGATCGGGTCGATGCCGGCGAAGGGCTCATCGAGGAGCATGAATTTGGGACGGGTCGCCAGGGCGCGGGCGATTTCGACCCGGCGGCGCTCGCCTCCGGAAAGCTGATACCCCTTCGACTTGGCCACGTGGGCGATGCTTAGTTCGTTGAGCAGTTCCTCCAGACGGGCGCGGCGCTCGGGGCGGGACAGTTTCTGGGTCTCGAGGATGGCGAGGATGTTGCCCTCGACGGTCATCTTGCGGAAAACCGAGGGCTCCTGCGAGAGGTAACCGATGCCGAGACGGGCGCGGCGGTACATCGGCAGCCGGGTGATCTTGCGCTCGCCGAGGAAGACGTCCCCCGCATCGGGCTTGATGAAACCGATGGTGAGGTAGAAGGTGGTGGTCTTGCCGGCGCCGTTGGGTCCCAGCAGCCCGACAATTTCCCCCGGGCTGATAGCCACCGAGACGCCATCAACCACCCGCCGCCGGCGATAGGTCTTCACCAACCCGACCGTATGCAGGCGTTCCCCATTGGCCGCAGGCGCAGTCACCCTGGCAAGATGGTCAGGAATCTGTTTAAGGGCAAGAGGTTAGGGGGCTACGCCGCCACATCCGCGCAAATCAACTCTGCCTGTTCGATGACTGTCTGGGTCGCCTTCTCCTGCTTGTCCGGCGGGTAGCCGTGTTTACGCAGGATGCGTT contains the following coding sequences:
- the nadC gene encoding carboxylating nicotinate-nucleotide diphosphorylase, which translates into the protein MRAANVPFLIPTAAYRRALRRAVDIALREDLGTGDRTTQALGLKGKPGRAILLAKDDGVLAGADAFAACFRRLDRRCRITWKIREGHRFRSRTAVAIVRGNAAALLSAERCALNFVAHLSGIATESAAMAARLPKQGARLLDTRKTTPGLRLLEKRATLLGGAVNHRLGLHDALMLKDNHILAAGGLAAAITAAQRHRGRRRLICEIQSPAQIELALRLGVDWLLLDNFTVAQLRQATRAIRQWQRRHGQAITIEASGGVTARNIAAIARTGVDFVSSGHITHSARSINFSLEWDGTPQRGVRRAAR
- the tsaD gene encoding tRNA (adenosine(37)-N6)-threonylcarbamoyltransferase complex transferase subunit TsaD, producing the protein MGTNGPILGIETSCDETAAAVAAPDGHILANIIFSQTVHTAYGGVVPELASREHAGRLPSVVEQALAKANLTWNDLAGIAVTAGPGLVGCLLVGVAYARAAARARNLPLYAINHLEGHAHTPAMAAPEMAYPYLVLIASGGHSSLVVVDEPGHFREIGRTRDDAAGEALDKVGKLIGLDYPAGPHLDRIGAHGNPDTIPFPRARFDGQGYDFSFSGVKTAAAQDWNDRRAGRKPEINLSDWVASFESAVVDALCDNLFRAAEDLRIKAISVAGGVARNRRLRAKVSAWAERTGRRAVTPPPEWCADNAAMIAAVGLYQQPCDDPLALDAYPNWGLGRPLPLGVNP
- the lptB gene encoding LPS export ABC transporter ATP-binding protein, with translation MHTVGLVKTYRRRRVVDGVSVAISPGEIVGLLGPNGAGKTTTFYLTIGFIKPDAGDVFLGERKITRLPMYRRARLGIGYLSQEPSVFRKMTVEGNILAILETQKLSRPERRARLEELLNELSIAHVAKSKGYQLSGGERRRVEIARALATRPKFMLLDEPFAGIDPIAVEDIQGIVAGLKAKGLGVLITDHNVRETLAITDRAYIMCDGEILKEGTSEYLANDPEARKIYLGEKFRLN